The Bacillota bacterium DNA segment TCCTCCTTTACACCGTGGCCTTCCTTCCCCCGAGCTACGTGGCGACGGCCGGCTTCGAGGCCAACGTCTTTCGGAACTTCGGGGGGTTGCTGGGCTTCGGAGCGCCCCTCATCCTCTGGGTGATCGCCCTGGCCACCGGTAAGAGGCAAGAGGGGGCCGGGCCGGCCGAGGGCAAGAACCGGGCGGGTGGCGGTCGGGGACGGGGAGCGAAGGCCGATGGTGGCTAGGGGGCGTTTTGGCCGACCGCCGGGGGGCCGGTCGGTTCGCCGGCCGGCCGTCCTGGCCCTAACTCTGATCCTGGCCCTGACCCTCAGCCTGGGTGGCTGCTGGGACCGCCGGGAGTTGGAGGATGTGGCCTTCGTCCTGGCGATCGGGATCGACAAGGGCGAGCACGCCCCGCGTCGATATACGCTGCAAATCGCCGTGCCGGCGCTGATCGCCCAGGGGCGCGGCGGGGGCGGAGGTGGCCCGGGAGTCATCACCGAGGTCATCGAGGGCCGCACCCTGACGGAAGCGGCCAACCTCCTCGCCACCATGCGGCACAAGCGAATCAGCTTCGAGCACGAGAAGATCATCATCTTCGGTAAAGAGTTGGCCCAGGACGGGATCCTCGTATTTGTCGGGGAGCTGGTCCGAGACCGGCAATTCCGGCGGACCAACTACCTTCTCGTGTCCACGGGGACGGCCGGCGACATCCTACAGGGCCTTCAGACCGAGAGGGATCCGGCCGGGGCCATCGCGGAGCTTGTCCGCCTGGCCAGCAACACGGGCTTGGCGCCGGCGACCACCGTTCACGAGTGGCTGATCGCCTACGAGACGGTTGGCGGTGAGCCGGTGGCTCCGATCATCGGACCGCCGCGGGACGTCGCCGAGTCCGGGTTGGAGATGGGGCAGAGCGGTGGCGGCGCGGCCGGCGGGGAGGGGGGGACGGGCCACGCTTCCGGGGGCGGCGCCGTGACGCCGCCGAAGCTTCAGGTGATGGGGACGGCCGTCTTCTACGGGGACCGCCTGGTCGACTTCCTTTCCGGCGAGCAGACCCAGGTCTATCTGTTGATGGTGGGCAAGATGAGCCGGTCGGTCTTTACCTTCCAGATGCAGGATCCCGAGGCCGTCGTGTCGATCGCCGTCAGGGGCGAACAACCCAAGATGAAGGCCGCCATGGAGGGGGATATGCCCTCCATCAGCGAGCGGATCGTCTTCGAAGGGGACATCACCAAATTCCTCTACCGCGGCCAGTTCCTGACCAAGGAGTCGGATCTGAAGAAGGTTACGGAACAGCT contains these protein-coding regions:
- a CDS encoding Ger(x)C family spore germination protein; this encodes MVARGRFGRPPGGRSVRRPAVLALTLILALTLSLGGCWDRRELEDVAFVLAIGIDKGEHAPRRYTLQIAVPALIAQGRGGGGGGPGVITEVIEGRTLTEAANLLATMRHKRISFEHEKIIIFGKELAQDGILVFVGELVRDRQFRRTNYLLVSTGTAGDILQGLQTERDPAGAIAELVRLASNTGLAPATTVHEWLIAYETVGGEPVAPIIGPPRDVAESGLEMGQSGGGAAGGEGGTGHASGGGAVTPPKLQVMGTAVFYGDRLVDFLSGEQTQVYLLMVGKMSRSVFTFQMQDPEAVVSIAVRGEQPKMKAAMEGDMPSISERIVFEGDITKFLYRGQFLTKESDLKKVTEQLDHRLKGIADDLVARMQGLGTDIFGFGHSFRYRAKSFDEWIRTNWPAQFVRAKVNLEVRSFVRRTGTTLSPLEELPIYRHPEGGGGSSGP